A genomic segment from Fundulus heteroclitus isolate FHET01 chromosome 6, MU-UCD_Fhet_4.1, whole genome shotgun sequence encodes:
- the LOC105922765 gene encoding dentin sialophosphoprotein isoform X10 — translation MERYDKVDLDLECEYGGTVAHKASLFGGMFKKPSKAAEPSAKAQDSLSVNGELSTSSDSLAEINSSSSSKDKGGMFKGMFKKTTKSTKDDEPQEASISSQHPELSVSSDSLTDNKSSKDKSGMFGGILKRSPRLGHTRRPSQDLLDFTADENLSESTNTKEASISSQHPELSVSSDSLADNKSSKDKSGMFGGILKRSPRLGHTRRPSQDLLDFTADENLSESTNTKESAGKMKKSPKANGTRAASKEDLTAQSELSKSNDSLSKTKESGGFSAIFKNPFGARAPSQEDVCAAAELPGSSENLSENNTKEKGFFSGMFKKKGARSQSQDDLSVDEELSASNDNLTEKSSKGGVAAKVLKNASSPQEKEKTENCGDQNELSSAAPKPKTKKGGFSAMMKSTFYSDKQEKNSEPDDEESSEGEGDGQPNHKQSKLAGAMTKLNPFKAAQKHEKPPGSDDEDQTVSSEKPSTHKQSAMVEAMSKLNPFRSAAKKDTEDTETPEENRKQSEKKPDLVKRNLIQPERKEKGETPPILRRPRAEEMKATSMHEKERQRRPEEKEKLPVEKKGKRSETPIVPPRPSEEEMNRTVRKKDNQQRSQSGDEGNKNESNVTDDDEKHNSQNKPVKVKKHKHQLYMPQVGFKAASDDEGLKDDESLPKEEKKEEDKDQPEKPKVMKPKKHNHFMHWAKAASDDEGLNDEEEEIKDVEDKEKPEKPKVKKPKQHNPFLSRLRAASDDEGLKDEDESSSKEEIKDENKDKQEKPKVKKPKQRNPFMPRNRATSDDEGLKDEEDSSSKEEIKEDEEKEIIEKPKVKKPKKHNPFMPRVKPKVIQRSKDGAAGENEEPQRSLFDQLEDFRIEPSRPEDSQEVEDLMDWWNTVESWEDTPQDDDMTEKEEAKAFAVTAEKVQKGIRVFNKLFSERAESLWQHVIDLNAIADGLDKFTKKTKIAQITGGSTSAIGGVATITGLALAPVTMGTSLIVTAVGLGVATAGGLTSAGAGISNQVNNSMDRKKVEKIVEDYQDKIADLNKCLKFIKQGIENLRRFDLLKMKKSAYNQDFPALTSQFYEDGAMAGKAILINANEIMRVVQIANVAGSTAARAVQIASMATGVLTGLFVAMDIYFVAKDSKELKKGAKSDFAAKIREVATQLHDGLVELNTIREELQSTAPDDNREGDVKETEREKNEKYDESSEDEIDRIKKALKKDLENKEYV, via the exons ATG GAGCGATATGATAAAGTGGATCTGGACCTGGAGTGCGAATATGGAGGAACTGTCGCT CATAAAGCCTCATTGTTTGGTGGGATGTTCAAGAAACCCTCCAAGGCTGCAGAACCATCCGCCAAAGCACAG GACAGTTTGTCAGTAAACGGCGAGCTCTCGACAAGCAGCGACAGTCTGGCAGAaatcaacagcagcagcagtagtaaG GACAAAGGAGGAATGTTTAAAGGGATGTTCAAGAAGACAACTAAATCAACTAAGGACGATGAGCCTCAG GAGGCATCGATTTCCTCACAACACCCTGAATTGTCTGTCAGTAGTGACAGCTTAACAGACAATAAGTCATCAAAG GATAAATCAGGAATGTTTGGTGGAATACTGAAGCGGTCGCCCCGACTAGGACACACCCGCAGGCCTTCTCAG GATCTGCTGGACTTCACAGCCGATGAAAACCTCTCAGAGAGCACCAACACAAAG GAGGCATCGATTTCCTCACAACACCCTGAACTGTCTGTCAGTAGTGACAGCTTAGCAGACAATAAATCATCAAAG GATAAATCAGGAATGTTTGGTGGAATACTGAAGCGGTCCCCCCGACTAGGACACACCCGCAGGCCTTCTCAG GATCTGCTGGACTTCACAGCCGATGAAAACCTCTCAGAGAGCACCAACACCAAG GAGTCAGCCGGGAAGATGAAAAAGTCTCCCAAAGCCAATGGAACGAGGGCAGCTTCAAAG GAAGATTTGACTGCACAAAGCGAGCTCTCGAAAAGCAACGACAGTCTTTCTAAGACCAAA GAGTCAGGAGGGTTTAGTGCAATCTTTAAAAACCCTTTTGGAGCAAGAGCGCCATCTCAG GAGGATGTATGTGCAGCCGCTGAGCTCCCTGGCAGCAGTGAGAATCTGTCTGAGAACAACACAAAG GAAAAGGGATTCTTTAGCGGGATGTTCAAGAAAAAAGGTGCCAGGTCTCAGTCTCAG GATGATTTGTCTGTAGACGAAGAACTCTCAGCCAGCAATGACAATCTCACAGAGAAGTCCTCAAAG GGCGGAGTGGCAGCGAAAGTCCTGAAGAACGCTTCGTCACCTCAG gAGAAGGAAAAGACGGAAAACTGTGGAGACCAGAACGAGCTGAGCTCTGCTGCACCGAAGCCTAAAACTAAAAAG gGTGGTTTCAGCGCAATGATGAAGAGCACCTTCTACAGTGACAAACAG GAGAAGAACTCTGAGCCTGACGACGAGGAATCAtcagagggagagggagacggTCAGCCCAATCACAAACAG AGTAAGCTGGCTGGGGCAATGACAAAGCTGAATCCATTTAAAGCGGCACAAAAA CATGAAAAGCCGCCAGGATCTGACGATGAAGATCAAACAGTGAGCAGCGAGAAGCCATCAACCCACAAACAG AGCGCCATGGTTGAAGCCATGTCCAAACTGAATCCATTCCGCTCTGCAGCTAAA AAGGACACTGAAGACACAGAGACCCCAGAGGAGAATAGGAAACAATCGGAAAAGAAGCCAGATCTG GTCAAGAGAAATCTGATCCAGccggaaaggaaagaaaagggtGAAACGCCGCCAATCCTACGCAGACCGAGAGCAGAG GAGATGAAGGCAACGTCCATGcatgaaaaagaaagacaacGAAGACCAGAGGAGAAG gaaaaactccctgtagagaaaaaaggaaaacgcTCAGAAACTCCCATAGTTCCACCCAGACCATCAGAGGAG GAGATGAACAGAACTGTTAGGAAGAAAGACAACCAACAG AGAAGCCAATCAGGAGACGAAGGCAACAAAAATGAATCAAATGTGACCGACGACGACGAAAAGCACAATTCACAGAACAAACCA gttaaagtaaaaaaacacaagcatcAACTGTATATGCCACAAGTTGGATTCAAG GCCGCATCTGATGATGAAGGGCTGAAAGATGATGAGTCCTTACccaaagaggaaaagaaagaggaggaCAAAGACCAGCCAGAGAAG cCCAAAGTCATGAAGCCAAAGAAACACAATCATTTCATGCACTGGGCCAAG GCTGCATCTGATGATGAAGGGCTgaatgatgaagaggaggaaattAAAGATGTTGAGGACAAGGAGAAACCAGAGAAg cccaAAGTCAAGAAGCCAAAGCAGCACAATCCTTTCCTGTCTCGGCTCAGG GCTGCGTCGGATGATGAAGGATTGAAAGATGAGGACGAGTCGTCAtccaaagaagaaattaaagatgAGAACAAGGACAAGCAAGAGAAG ccCAAAGTCAAGAAGCCAAAGCAACGCAACCCTTTCATGCCTCGGAACAGG GCTACATCTGATGATGAGGGGCTGAAGGATGAAGAGGACTCCTCATccaaagaggaaataaaagaagaCGAGGAGAAGGAAATTATTGAGAAG cccAAAGTCAAAAAACCGAAGAAACACAATCCTTTTATGCCTCGGGTGAAG cccaAAGTCATTCAGAGGAGCAAAGATGGAGCTGCTGGAGAG AATGAAGAACCCCAAAGATCTTTATTTGACCAGCTGGAGGATTTCCGTATTGAGCCCTCGCGGCCCGAGGACAGTCAG GAAGTGGAAGATCTCATGGACTGGTGGAACACGGTTGAAT CCTGGGAGGACACGCCTCAAGATGACGACATGACCGAAAAGGAAGAGGCCAA GGCGTTTGCTGTGACCGCAGAGAAGGTCCAGAAGGGTATCCGAGTCTTCAACAAGCTGTTCTCTGAGCGCGCCGAGAGCCTCTGGCAGCACGTCATTGACCTCAACGCCATCGCCGACGGTCTGGACAAGTTCACAAAGAAGACGAAGATCGCTCAGATCACGGGCGGCTCCACCAGCGCCATCGGCGGCGTCGCCACCATCACGGGCCTCGCCCTGGCGCCGGTCACGATGGGAACCTCCCTGATCGTCACGGCTGTGGGTTTGGGCGTTGCCACGGCGGGGGGGTTAACGTCGGCCGGCGCCGGCATCTCCAACCAGGTCAACAACTCTATGGACCGCAAGAAGGTGGAGAAGATCGTGGAGGACTACCAGGACAAGATCGCTGACCTCAACAAGTGCCTGAAGTTCATCAAACAGGGAATAGAAAACCTGCGCAGGTTCGACCTGCTCAAGATGAAGAAAAGCGCGTACAACCAGGACTTCCCGGCGCTCACCAGTCAGTTTTACGAGGACGGCGCCATGGCGGGGAAGGCCATCCTCATCAACGCCAACGAGATCATGCGTGTGGTGCAGATCGCCAATGTGGCAGGCAGCACAGCAGCCAGAGCGGTCCAGATCGCCAGCATGGCCACCGGCGTGCTCACGGGGCTCTTTGTCGCTATGGACATCTACTTCGTGGCTAAAGACTCTAAAGAGCTGAAGAAAGGAGCGAAATCGGACTTTGCGGCCAAAATCCGAGAGGTGGCCACACAGCTGCACGACGGCCTGGTGGAGCTCAACACCATACGAGAGGAGCTGCAGTCCACCGCGCCAGATGACAACAGGGAGGGCGACGTCAAAGAGACGGAGCGCGAAAAGAACGAGAAATACGACGAAAGTTCAGAGGACGAGATCGACCGCATTaagaaagcattaaaaaagGACCTTGAGAACAAAGAATACGTTTGA
- the LOC105922765 gene encoding glutamic acid-rich protein isoform X13 — MERYDKVDLDLECEYGGTVAHKASLFGGMFKKPSKAAEPSAKAQDSLSVNGELSTSSDSLAEINSSSSSKDKGGMFKGMFKKTTKSTKDDEPQEASISSQHPELSVSSDSLTDNKSSKDKSGMFGGILKRSPRLGHTRRPSQDLLDFTADENLSESTNTKEASISSQHPELSVSSDSLADNKSSKDKSGMFGGILKRSPRLGHTRRPSQDLLDFTADENLSESTNTKESAGKMKKSPKANGTRAASKEDLTAQSELSKSNDSLSKTKESGGFSAIFKNPFGARAPSQEDVCAAAELPGSSENLSENNTKEKGFFSGMFKKKGARSQSQDDLSVDEELSASNDNLTEKSSKGGVAAKVLKNASSPQEKEKTENCGDQNELSSAAPKPKTKKGGFSAMMKSTFYSDKQEKNSEPDDEESSEGEGDGQPNHKQSKLAGAMTKLNPFKAAQKHEKPPGSDDEDQTVSSEKPSTHKQSAMVEAMSKLNPFRSAAKKDTEDTETPEENRKQSEKKPDLVKRNLIQPERKEKGETPPILRRPRAEEMKATSMHEKERQRRPEEKEKLPVEKKGKRSETPIVPPRPSEEEMNRTVRKKDNQQRSQSGDEGNKNESNVTDDDEKHNSQNKPVKVKKHKHQLYMPQVGFKAASDDEGLKDDESLPKEEKKEEDKDQPEKPKVKKPKQRNPFMPRNRATSDDEGLKDEEDSSSKEEIKEDEEKEIIEKPKVKKPKKHNPFMPRVKPKVIQRSKDGAAGENEEPQRSLFDQLEDFRIEPSRPEDSQEVEDLMDWWNTVESWEDTPQDDDMTEKEEAKAFAVTAEKVQKGIRVFNKLFSERAESLWQHVIDLNAIADGLDKFTKKTKIAQITGGSTSAIGGVATITGLALAPVTMGTSLIVTAVGLGVATAGGLTSAGAGISNQVNNSMDRKKVEKIVEDYQDKIADLNKCLKFIKQGIENLRRFDLLKMKKSAYNQDFPALTSQFYEDGAMAGKAILINANEIMRVVQIANVAGSTAARAVQIASMATGVLTGLFVAMDIYFVAKDSKELKKGAKSDFAAKIREVATQLHDGLVELNTIREELQSTAPDDNREGDVKETEREKNEKYDESSEDEIDRIKKALKKDLENKEYV, encoded by the exons ATG GAGCGATATGATAAAGTGGATCTGGACCTGGAGTGCGAATATGGAGGAACTGTCGCT CATAAAGCCTCATTGTTTGGTGGGATGTTCAAGAAACCCTCCAAGGCTGCAGAACCATCCGCCAAAGCACAG GACAGTTTGTCAGTAAACGGCGAGCTCTCGACAAGCAGCGACAGTCTGGCAGAaatcaacagcagcagcagtagtaaG GACAAAGGAGGAATGTTTAAAGGGATGTTCAAGAAGACAACTAAATCAACTAAGGACGATGAGCCTCAG GAGGCATCGATTTCCTCACAACACCCTGAATTGTCTGTCAGTAGTGACAGCTTAACAGACAATAAGTCATCAAAG GATAAATCAGGAATGTTTGGTGGAATACTGAAGCGGTCGCCCCGACTAGGACACACCCGCAGGCCTTCTCAG GATCTGCTGGACTTCACAGCCGATGAAAACCTCTCAGAGAGCACCAACACAAAG GAGGCATCGATTTCCTCACAACACCCTGAACTGTCTGTCAGTAGTGACAGCTTAGCAGACAATAAATCATCAAAG GATAAATCAGGAATGTTTGGTGGAATACTGAAGCGGTCCCCCCGACTAGGACACACCCGCAGGCCTTCTCAG GATCTGCTGGACTTCACAGCCGATGAAAACCTCTCAGAGAGCACCAACACCAAG GAGTCAGCCGGGAAGATGAAAAAGTCTCCCAAAGCCAATGGAACGAGGGCAGCTTCAAAG GAAGATTTGACTGCACAAAGCGAGCTCTCGAAAAGCAACGACAGTCTTTCTAAGACCAAA GAGTCAGGAGGGTTTAGTGCAATCTTTAAAAACCCTTTTGGAGCAAGAGCGCCATCTCAG GAGGATGTATGTGCAGCCGCTGAGCTCCCTGGCAGCAGTGAGAATCTGTCTGAGAACAACACAAAG GAAAAGGGATTCTTTAGCGGGATGTTCAAGAAAAAAGGTGCCAGGTCTCAGTCTCAG GATGATTTGTCTGTAGACGAAGAACTCTCAGCCAGCAATGACAATCTCACAGAGAAGTCCTCAAAG GGCGGAGTGGCAGCGAAAGTCCTGAAGAACGCTTCGTCACCTCAG gAGAAGGAAAAGACGGAAAACTGTGGAGACCAGAACGAGCTGAGCTCTGCTGCACCGAAGCCTAAAACTAAAAAG gGTGGTTTCAGCGCAATGATGAAGAGCACCTTCTACAGTGACAAACAG GAGAAGAACTCTGAGCCTGACGACGAGGAATCAtcagagggagagggagacggTCAGCCCAATCACAAACAG AGTAAGCTGGCTGGGGCAATGACAAAGCTGAATCCATTTAAAGCGGCACAAAAA CATGAAAAGCCGCCAGGATCTGACGATGAAGATCAAACAGTGAGCAGCGAGAAGCCATCAACCCACAAACAG AGCGCCATGGTTGAAGCCATGTCCAAACTGAATCCATTCCGCTCTGCAGCTAAA AAGGACACTGAAGACACAGAGACCCCAGAGGAGAATAGGAAACAATCGGAAAAGAAGCCAGATCTG GTCAAGAGAAATCTGATCCAGccggaaaggaaagaaaagggtGAAACGCCGCCAATCCTACGCAGACCGAGAGCAGAG GAGATGAAGGCAACGTCCATGcatgaaaaagaaagacaacGAAGACCAGAGGAGAAG gaaaaactccctgtagagaaaaaaggaaaacgcTCAGAAACTCCCATAGTTCCACCCAGACCATCAGAGGAG GAGATGAACAGAACTGTTAGGAAGAAAGACAACCAACAG AGAAGCCAATCAGGAGACGAAGGCAACAAAAATGAATCAAATGTGACCGACGACGACGAAAAGCACAATTCACAGAACAAACCA gttaaagtaaaaaaacacaagcatcAACTGTATATGCCACAAGTTGGATTCAAG GCCGCATCTGATGATGAAGGGCTGAAAGATGATGAGTCCTTACccaaagaggaaaagaaagaggaggaCAAAGACCAGCCAGAGAAG ccCAAAGTCAAGAAGCCAAAGCAACGCAACCCTTTCATGCCTCGGAACAGG GCTACATCTGATGATGAGGGGCTGAAGGATGAAGAGGACTCCTCATccaaagaggaaataaaagaagaCGAGGAGAAGGAAATTATTGAGAAG cccAAAGTCAAAAAACCGAAGAAACACAATCCTTTTATGCCTCGGGTGAAG cccaAAGTCATTCAGAGGAGCAAAGATGGAGCTGCTGGAGAG AATGAAGAACCCCAAAGATCTTTATTTGACCAGCTGGAGGATTTCCGTATTGAGCCCTCGCGGCCCGAGGACAGTCAG GAAGTGGAAGATCTCATGGACTGGTGGAACACGGTTGAAT CCTGGGAGGACACGCCTCAAGATGACGACATGACCGAAAAGGAAGAGGCCAA GGCGTTTGCTGTGACCGCAGAGAAGGTCCAGAAGGGTATCCGAGTCTTCAACAAGCTGTTCTCTGAGCGCGCCGAGAGCCTCTGGCAGCACGTCATTGACCTCAACGCCATCGCCGACGGTCTGGACAAGTTCACAAAGAAGACGAAGATCGCTCAGATCACGGGCGGCTCCACCAGCGCCATCGGCGGCGTCGCCACCATCACGGGCCTCGCCCTGGCGCCGGTCACGATGGGAACCTCCCTGATCGTCACGGCTGTGGGTTTGGGCGTTGCCACGGCGGGGGGGTTAACGTCGGCCGGCGCCGGCATCTCCAACCAGGTCAACAACTCTATGGACCGCAAGAAGGTGGAGAAGATCGTGGAGGACTACCAGGACAAGATCGCTGACCTCAACAAGTGCCTGAAGTTCATCAAACAGGGAATAGAAAACCTGCGCAGGTTCGACCTGCTCAAGATGAAGAAAAGCGCGTACAACCAGGACTTCCCGGCGCTCACCAGTCAGTTTTACGAGGACGGCGCCATGGCGGGGAAGGCCATCCTCATCAACGCCAACGAGATCATGCGTGTGGTGCAGATCGCCAATGTGGCAGGCAGCACAGCAGCCAGAGCGGTCCAGATCGCCAGCATGGCCACCGGCGTGCTCACGGGGCTCTTTGTCGCTATGGACATCTACTTCGTGGCTAAAGACTCTAAAGAGCTGAAGAAAGGAGCGAAATCGGACTTTGCGGCCAAAATCCGAGAGGTGGCCACACAGCTGCACGACGGCCTGGTGGAGCTCAACACCATACGAGAGGAGCTGCAGTCCACCGCGCCAGATGACAACAGGGAGGGCGACGTCAAAGAGACGGAGCGCGAAAAGAACGAGAAATACGACGAAAGTTCAGAGGACGAGATCGACCGCATTaagaaagcattaaaaaagGACCTTGAGAACAAAGAATACGTTTGA